In Oncorhynchus masou masou isolate Uvic2021 chromosome 11, UVic_Omas_1.1, whole genome shotgun sequence, the genomic stretch tcacgccccagaccatgacggaccctccacctccaaatcgatccagctccagagtacaggcctcagtgtaacgctcagtCCTTTGATgataaacacaaatccgaccatcacccctggtgagacaaaaccatgactcgtcagtgaagagcactttttgcctgtcctgtctggtccagcgacggtgggtttgtgcccataggcgacgttgttaccggtgatgtctggtgaggacctgccttacaacaggcctacaagccctcagtccagcacctctcagcctattgcagacagtctgagcactgatggagggattgtgcgttcctggtgtaactcaggcagttgttgttgcagtcctgtacctgtcccgaaggtgtgatgttcggatgtaccgatcctgtgcaggtgttgtttcacgtggtctgccactgcgaggacgatcagctgtccatcctgtctccctgttgcgCTGTCTTAGgtatctcacagtatggacattgcaattcattgccCTTCATGCAGATGaggagggaccctgggcatctttcttttggtgtttttcagagtcagtagaaaggcctctttagtgtcttaaGCTTTCATAaccgtgaccttaattgcctaccatctgtaaactGTAGTGTCTTAATGACGTTCTAGATGCAATTTCGAAATTTGGCTGTGCACCAggagtttttctcttgttatatCAGTCACTGAAAGTCACTCAATTAATGTTTATTAATTGttaatggttcattgaacaagcatgggaaacagtgtttaaaccctttacaataaagatctgtgaagttatttggatttttactaattttCTTTGAAcgacaaggtcctgaaaaagggaaatttcttgttttgctgagtttatatcttACATGACCATTTAGGAAAACAAATCaagtgtgtttaaaaaaaatacaatccTCATCTGGACTAACGTTGAATGGCATGTGGTTCGTCATATACAAAGGACCATGATAAAGGCATTTCAGAAAAGCATAGTCCCTCACTGTTCAtcatttaaagggatagttaaCACAAATGACAAAATAACACTTCAGTTTCCTTAGCCTCTAAGCCAGGGGTGTccaactcattccacagaggactgagtgtctgtgtgtttgtgtttttttctttcaattaagacctagacaaccaggtgaggggagttccttactcaTTGGTGACCTTAATTCAACAATCCAATACAAGGGTGGAGCAAAAACATGCAGACATTCGACCCTcggtggaatgagtttgacacgagCTGTAAGCAGTCCTTgaacaaggtatgacagcaatccatgcttcgGGTTCATTTCCTTGGCACCAAATGCATCTGTGGAACAAATCTCATTCGAGTCATGGGACCAATATTTGTCACGCATCGTGTTCAAATCATCTTTAAGTGACTTTCTGGAGCTTTACTAACAATTTCAGATACTTttggatgatttggacatgatgcacggaaaatgctaatatcggtcccatgacttgaatgggatttgtgttACAAATGTTAAAACGTTAGCATTTAGAAGCCATgcaaggggaaaaaaacaaagcatggattgctgaaATATCTTGTCCAGTATCTGTTTACAGTGTAAAGAAACCAATGTGATAATTtataatttgggtgaactatccctttaacagcTGTCCTACTTTACTTGGTTAGAGTTCAGATGTAGGTGTAGCATATCTCCTTTATTCTTTGCCTGTTTCGATGATATGTTTCTTTTCATAGGCTACATGGAACAAAACACAATAGTATCCACTGTTAATTTTGGAATCATTTTAATTCAGTGATCTACAAAAATGTATGACATTGTTTTTCTGGAGATCCAATTTACCAAACCAAGGCATCTAAAGTTAGTGCTTGGTTCTGAAATGGGCTCATTGCTCAACAGTGCATTCTTGATACATACTTTGCTACGAAGTTCACAACTAGTTCACTACAGATGCTCTCCTTCCCTAATGGAATTTTGGGCAATTTTGTTTTTCTTATTGTTTTTCATGTGAACACAGTCCGAGTGAGCACATTCTCATCAAAAAACAGTACTCGGTTGCTCAAAAGATACCTCGTTAAAGTTACTCAAGTCATCTTCTAATCAAGAGGAAAAGGGCAATTTTCTCTCAGAATCACTAGATTCTAACATGAGGTAAAACTGGTATGGTACTGAGAAAATCATTTTATAATGCCCCCAAAAACATTTAGAATAATAGCTTGATAAATGGTCAAAATAATTTGTTtattgtacagtgcattcgggaaagtattcagaccccttgacttctttcacattttgtttcgttacagccttattctcaaatggattaaattaaatgttttcctcatcaatctacacacaataccccataatgacaaagcgaaaaaagtttttttttaaatacagaaatacattatttgtataggtattcagaccctttcctgtGAGACTCGAAaattagctcaggtgcatcctgtttccattgatcatacttgaaatgtttctacaacttgattggagtccacttgtgttaaattcaattgattggacatgatttggaaaggcacacacctgtctatataaggtcccacagttgacagtgcatgtcagagcaaaaaccaagccatgaggttgaaggaattattCCTAGAACTCCGAGatatgaagtttggaaccaccaagactattcttAGGCTGCCCTGCCAAActtagcaatcgggggagaagggtcttggtcaggggggtgaccaagaacccgatggatGGTCACtttgatagagctccagagttcttctgtggaaaGACAATCatcactgcagcactccaccaatcaggcctttattgtagagtggccagaaggaagccactcctcagtaaaagacacatgacagcccgcttggagtttgccgaaaggaacctaaaggactcatgagaaacaagataatctggtctgatgaaatcaagattgaactctgaaCCCTGAAAGcgaagcgtcacatctggaggaaacctggcaccatccctacggtgaagcatggtggttgctgcaacatgctgtgggcatgtttttcagcggcagggactgggagactagtcaggatcgagggaaagagccttgatgaaaacctgctacagagcactcaggaccttggactggggcgaaggttcaccttccaataggacaacacccctaagcacacagtcaagacaatgcagaagtggcttcgggacaagtctctgaatgtgcttgagtggcccagccactcaacccaatcaaacatctctggagagacctgaaaatggctgtgcagcgatactccccatccaacctgacagagcttgagaggatctgcagagaagaacgtgagaaactccccaaatacaggtttacCGAGCttctagcgtcatacccaagaaagctTGAGGCTGTCATCCCTGCCAAAGCTgctacaacaaagtactgagtaaatggtctgaacacttatgtaaatgtgatatttcagtttgagttttttttgtacatttgcaggaatttcttaacctgtttttgctttgtcattattggatattgtgtgtagattgatgaaaaaaatAGGTTAAGGAtcattttaggataaggctgtaacgtaacaaaatgtgagaaaagtcgaggggtctgaatactttccgaatgcactgaatatGTTGTAATAGTGGCAGGTGTTATTTCCTTTTGAAACCATATCATTGGTTATATTATAGATGTTATATGAATAGTTACCACGGTGGTTGCATTTGTACCCGTGTACACTCCAGGCATAAGCAGCACATTTTCTTTTAGTTAGAGTAGTAGagtacacaaggtgcaatttagaaTTTTGGCTGTGCATCAGAAGATTTTCTCTTGTTCTATCAGTCACTGaaagtcactcaattagccatgtcagctaacaatttttgATTAGTAAGTTATTCTAGCCAGTTATCTAAACATGTAATAATCATGGCCAAATACTGACCGGGCATGCAGAGCAGGTGCCCAGGGACCGTGACCTCCAGGGGGAACCTCATTGATCCTGGGGTCCCTCTCAttcagatatcattaacatgtCAAGTattgacaaaatgtgtagaattgcagaaagcttgctttaaaactgtaatatttcCCTACTCCCTAaagtaaaatgtgtagaattgcagaaagcttgctttaaaactgtaacattccctactccctaaagtaaaatgtgtagaattgcagaaagcTTGCTTTAAAACTGTAACATTTCCCTACTCCCTaaggtaaaatgtgtagaattgcaggaaattaacttttaAACATACATTTTTCCCATAGCAAGCAAAGGTGGAGAACCCATAGTATGCGAAAGCACACAGACTGTATGTACTCACATTTCTGTTTGCACAGGGCcagccctagccttttggggacCCTAAGCAGGATGTGGTTAGTGGGCCACCCCACTTCTCTGGCAAAAAATTTTAATCAAATCTCGCTAAGGGCCCCCTGAAGGCTTGGGTCCAGCCCTGTACACAGAAATGTGAGCATGTTGTCTGTATGCTTTTGCATACTATAGGTTCTCCTCTGTTGTGTGCTATGGGAATTTCTTAAGATTAACTGCAAAAGACTCAAAAGACTGTTGTACTCTGTCTTACTGTAAACAAATGAAATCAATCATCAGATGAACAAATGCAATCAGAGGAGGAAGCAAAGGAAGAGTATTTAAAGGAAAGGACAGATTGATAGTTCACAGCCAGGACTTCTTGCCTCTGCCTGTTTTGGACATGTTGACCAGTTTGGCCTTAGTGCGTTCTTTCTCATCTGGGCTCCTCTTGGAGGTGCACTCTACTGTGGAGTCCGTCTCAAAGGAGATGGCAGGGGTGTGGGTTGACAAGATGCCACTGCTCTTCTCCTGGGACATGGGAGGGGGGGTCTGCAGGACCACCCTGCCTCGTAGGGAGTGTTTGAGCTGCAGCAGCAGAGGGTTGTGGTTGTGATACAGGTTCACGCGTTCCACAGGGTCCCTCTCTGGCTCGCAACATGTGGAGCAGGCCGAGCACAACACATGGAAAATATAGACCCAGCCCAGGTAGTGCAGCTCCACAATATTCAGGATGAAGCATCCCAGGCTGATGCTGAACATGAAGTTGAGGAAGATGGTCTTTTCCGTGGCACGAGACACGAAGCAGTCAGTCCGGTTGGGACAGGGGTAGGTCTCACAGCGGAACAGGTGAGGCACTTCAAAGCCAAACAAGTAGTACTGGCCCACCAGGAAGGCTATCTCCATGATAGAGCGCAGCACCACGTGGATGATGTAGGTCAGTAGTACCTGGCTGGACAGCTCTGTGGggtcctcccccacctccctcaaGTCCTCCTCCAGCAGGCTTTGCTCCACACACTCCCCTTCCCGGGCGCCCCACTCCTCCTCATAGTGGGGGTTGAAGGAGGGGCTGCTGGCCCCCACGGCTTCCCCACCCTCCAACCCCACATGTTTGAGCCTTTCACATGCAGGAGGGTGTTTGGTGACCACCTGGATCTTCTCAATCTCTAACTTCTCATCCTTGGCGATCTTGTGCAACACGTAGACAACGTAGAAGATGGACGGTGTGGAGACTAGTACGATCTGGAAGACCCAG encodes the following:
- the LOC135547947 gene encoding gap junction delta-2 protein-like encodes the protein MGDWSILGRFLTEVQNHSTVIGKIWLTMLLIFRILLVTLVGDAVYSDEQSKFTCNTLQPGCNNVCYDTFAPVSHLRFWVFQIVLVSTPSIFYVVYVLHKIAKDEKLEIEKIQVVTKHPPACERLKHVGLEGGEAVGASSPSFNPHYEEEWGAREGECVEQSLLEEDLREVGEDPTELSSQVLLTYIIHVVLRSIMEIAFLVGQYYLFGFEVPHLFRCETYPCPNRTDCFVSRATEKTIFLNFMFSISLGCFILNIVELHYLGWVYIFHVLCSACSTCCEPERDPVERVNLYHNHNPLLLQLKHSLRGRVVLQTPPPMSQEKSSGILSTHTPAISFETDSTVECTSKRSPDEKERTKAKLVNMSKTGRGKKSWL